A genomic stretch from bacterium includes:
- a CDS encoding pyridoxal-phosphate dependent enzyme, giving the protein MSQRFGGASSLLAVEGSLGGVRELAPDLYFLRRDGVLTETQFTRLRGLLGDGVSPQFPDCESVNLLAEIEGLILGRLVRQGGLPEDETARLRGLLSGRGEIDVPGIVDAHRRIRAPWIVSFLRERGVRPFGAPHHVRRTRLERFSPLSELAGRPVYLKHEDEQPVGSFKNRGATNFLVAALLAGYDPHTLKVGTASHGNHAQGAVQAARNLGIRNVEVLLPKNASPLKIAQLETLGAKVELFGDTFEECADEVANRAAKDANYLFLPAFDQPLVVMGQGTIGLEISLQMAIHGYHKDYGVIVPAGGGGLIAGIATYLNRDHVAGVAVVGVESKAHPYVSRSFNLKKVVVPEEIKHYDTVADGIALLRIGEAGFQNVLNYARGVQVVPERLIEAALAYLQENGLTLEGAAATPVAGLVFGALDLESYGISQDQPVVLVASGRNIDPALLTRMTAEHGEGRWRRLREQFDRLRARLATAGYLAGGSVRSLETPEEGIAFVDCVLANLPEGWDLVDAFELLDFGPWKEKKDINGSLRSFGQYHQRWNHSKEEALTHPESNRGQQLELSLRGLSDGAPASEILKEFPLLTLHRLQVETHVMDVYLNRPDWIERLRPDMTPAEREGHFGRYRVRNEGIKESIKKFIERLENR; this is encoded by the coding sequence TTGTCGCAGCGTTTCGGCGGCGCCTCTTCCTTGTTGGCGGTGGAAGGCTCCCTCGGGGGCGTTCGCGAGCTCGCCCCCGATCTCTACTTTCTGCGCCGCGACGGGGTGCTCACCGAGACCCAATTCACGCGCCTCCGGGGCCTCCTCGGTGACGGCGTTTCCCCCCAGTTCCCCGATTGCGAGTCCGTCAATCTCCTGGCGGAGATCGAGGGGCTGATCCTGGGACGGTTGGTTCGCCAAGGGGGGCTTCCCGAAGACGAGACGGCGAGGCTGCGCGGTCTTCTCTCGGGCCGCGGGGAGATCGACGTTCCGGGCATCGTGGACGCCCACCGGCGCATCCGGGCCCCATGGATCGTTTCCTTTCTGAGAGAGAGGGGGGTTCGGCCGTTCGGAGCCCCGCATCACGTGAGACGGACGCGGCTGGAGCGTTTTTCTCCGTTGTCCGAACTGGCCGGCCGCCCGGTCTATCTCAAGCATGAGGACGAGCAGCCCGTCGGGTCGTTCAAGAACCGCGGGGCGACGAACTTTCTCGTCGCCGCCCTGCTCGCCGGATACGATCCGCACACCCTGAAGGTCGGCACCGCATCCCACGGGAACCACGCGCAAGGAGCCGTTCAGGCCGCGCGCAATCTCGGGATTCGAAACGTGGAGGTGCTGCTTCCCAAGAACGCCTCGCCGCTCAAGATCGCCCAGTTGGAGACCCTGGGAGCGAAGGTCGAGCTGTTTGGCGATACCTTCGAGGAATGCGCCGACGAGGTCGCGAACCGCGCGGCCAAGGATGCGAATTATCTGTTTCTCCCCGCCTTCGACCAGCCCTTGGTCGTGATGGGGCAGGGGACGATCGGCCTGGAGATTTCGCTCCAGATGGCGATCCATGGTTATCACAAGGACTACGGCGTCATCGTCCCCGCCGGCGGCGGTGGCCTGATCGCCGGCATCGCGACCTATCTGAACCGCGATCACGTCGCGGGTGTGGCGGTGGTCGGCGTCGAGTCCAAGGCGCACCCGTACGTCTCCCGCTCCTTCAATCTCAAAAAGGTCGTCGTGCCGGAGGAGATCAAGCATTACGACACGGTGGCCGACGGCATCGCCCTCCTCAGGATCGGCGAGGCCGGGTTTCAAAACGTACTGAACTATGCGCGGGGCGTCCAAGTCGTGCCGGAGCGTTTGATCGAGGCGGCGCTCGCCTACCTGCAGGAGAATGGTCTCACGCTGGAAGGCGCGGCCGCGACGCCGGTGGCGGGTCTCGTCTTCGGGGCCCTGGATTTGGAAAGTTACGGTATTTCTCAAGACCAACCGGTCGTCTTGGTGGCCTCGGGGCGGAACATCGACCCGGCGCTCCTCACCCGGATGACGGCGGAACACGGCGAGGGGCGATGGCGGCGGCTCCGCGAACAGTTCGACCGTTTGAGGGCCCGTCTCGCCACGGCCGGTTATTTGGCGGGCGGGTCCGTGCGTTCGCTCGAGACGCCGGAGGAGGGGATCGCCTTCGTGGATTGCGTGTTGGCCAACCTACCCGAGGGCTGGGACTTGGTCGACGCCTTCGAGCTCCTGGACTTCGGTCCGTGGAAGGAAAAGAAGGACATCAACGGCAGCCTCCGGAGTTTCGGCCAGTACCACCAGCGTTGGAACCACAGCAAGGAAGAGGCCCTCACGCACCCGGAAAGCAATCGGGGGCAGCAGTTGGAACTGTCCCTCAGGGGCCTGAGCGACGGCGCGCCCGCTTCCGAAATACTGAAAGAGTTTCCGCTGCTTACCCTCCACCGACTCCAAGTCGAGACGCACGTCATGGACGTCTACCTGAACCGTCCGGACTGGATCGAACGGCTCCGGCCGGACATGACGCCGGCTGAGCGCGAGGGACATTTCGGCCGATACCGGGTCCGGAACGAGGGGATCAAAGAATCGATCAAAAAGTTTATCGAAAGGCTTGAAAATAGATAG